The following are encoded together in the Ictalurus punctatus breed USDA103 chromosome 1, Coco_2.0, whole genome shotgun sequence genome:
- the snx10b gene encoding sorting nexin-10B isoform X1, with amino-acid sequence MQELISVWVRDPRIQKEDFWHAYLDYEICIHTNSLAFNKKNSCVRRRYSEFVWLRQKLQENALLAINLPELPPKNPFFSLNNARQITARMEGLRHFLEEIMRNPVLLSDSCLHLFLQSQLSVRNIEACAEGRKNYTVTEAIQRSGAQAQRFGSEETSQEERESDSE; translated from the exons ATGCAGGAGTTAATCAGTGTGTGGGTCCGGGATCCTCGCATTCAAAAGGAGGACTTCTGGCATGCATATCTGGATTATGAAATCTGCATACAT ACAAACAGTTTGGCCTTCAATAAGAAGAACTCTTGTGTGCGAAGGAGGTACAGTGAGTTTGTATGGTTGAGGCAGAAGCTGCAGGAGAATGCCTTGCTTGC AATCAATCTACCTGAGCTTCCCCCAAAGAACCCATTCTTCAGCCTCAACAATGCCAGACAGATCACTGCTCGCATGGAAGGACTAAGGCACTTCCTGGAAGA gaTCATGCGCAACCCAGTGTTGCTGTCTGATAGCTGTCTGCACCTCTTCCTGCAATCTCAGCTGAGTGTAAGGAATATTGAGGCCTGTGCTGAGGGCAGAAAAAACTACACTGTCACTGAGGCCATTCAGAGATCTGGCGCCCAGGCACAACGTTTTGGCTCTGAAGAAACCTCACAAGAAGAGAGAGAATCTGACTCTGAATGA
- the snx10b gene encoding sorting nexin-10B isoform X2: MAQIPTATLQVLVERLPRRVTAVREAMRGPTPYLHHGFGMGCSRRTYGINLPELPPKNPFFSLNNARQITARMEGLRHFLEEIMRNPVLLSDSCLHLFLQSQLSVRNIEACAEGRKNYTVTEAIQRSGAQAQRFGSEETSQEERESDSE, translated from the exons AtggcacaaatccccacagccacactccaagttctagtggaaagacttcccagaagagtgacgGCTGTTAGAGAAGCAATGAGGGGACCAACTCCATATTTAcaccatggttttggaatgggatgttcaagaaGAACATATGG AATCAATCTACCTGAGCTTCCCCCAAAGAACCCATTCTTCAGCCTCAACAATGCCAGACAGATCACTGCTCGCATGGAAGGACTAAGGCACTTCCTGGAAGA gaTCATGCGCAACCCAGTGTTGCTGTCTGATAGCTGTCTGCACCTCTTCCTGCAATCTCAGCTGAGTGTAAGGAATATTGAGGCCTGTGCTGAGGGCAGAAAAAACTACACTGTCACTGAGGCCATTCAGAGATCTGGCGCCCAGGCACAACGTTTTGGCTCTGAAGAAACCTCACAAGAAGAGAGAGAATCTGACTCTGAATGA
- the cbx3b gene encoding chromobox protein homolog 3b isoform X1, with protein sequence MQGKPPHNLNSVIKENMRKKQNVKNRKAEETTVVQEFAVEKIIRRRVNDGKVEYYLKWKGFTDAENTWEPEDNLDCPELIEEFLRNLAVSGETERKDNLPLDPVIQPKEEQTELDANIQHRQQSEKEQTVCETGESTDHNTETTNDQSLIQEPERIIGSTDRQGELMFLIKWKDTDDVALLSAREASVRWPKMVIGFYEDKLSYHEEEEQ encoded by the exons atgcaagGAAAACCCCCACACAACTtgaatagtgtgattaag GAAAACATGAGGAAAAAGCAGAATGTGAAAAACAGGAAGGCAGAAGAGACTACGGTTGTGCAGGAGTTTGCTGTGGAAAAAATCATTCGTCGAAGAGTCAACGATGGAAAAGTGGAATACTATCTAAAGTGGAAAGGCTTCACAGA TGCTGAAAACACTTGGGAACCAGAGGACAATCTGGACTGCCCAGAGCTGATTGAAGAGTTTCTCAGAAACTTGGCTGTCTCAGgcgagacagaaagaaaggacaaTCTCCCTCTGGATCCCGTTATTCAACCCAAAGAAGAACAAACAGAGCTGGATGCTAACATA CAGCATCGGCAACAGTCTGAGAAAGAGCAGACAGTGTGTGAGACTGGGGAATCTACAGATCACAACACTGAGACCACCAACGACCAATCTCTTATCCAAGAACCAGAACGCATCATTGGCTCCACCGACCGACAAGGAGAGCTCATGTTCCTCATCAAATG GAAAGACACAGATGATGTGGCACTGCTGTCAGCCAGGGAGGCCAGTGTAAGATGGCCCAAGATGGTTATCGGTTTCTATGAGGATAAGCTTAGCTACCACGAGGAAGAGGAACAGTGA
- the cbx3b gene encoding chromobox protein homolog 3b isoform X2, with the protein MQGKPPHNLNSVIKENMRKKQNVKNRKAEETTVVQEFAVEKIIRRRVNDGKVEYYLKWKGFTDAENTWEPEDNLDCPELIEEFLRNLAVSGETERKDNLPLDPVIQPKEEQTELDANIQHRQQSEKEQTVCETGESTDHNTETTNDQSLIQEPERIIGSTDRQGELMFLIKWHDTDDVALLSAREASVRWPKMVIGFYEDKLSYHEEEEQ; encoded by the exons atgcaagGAAAACCCCCACACAACTtgaatagtgtgattaag GAAAACATGAGGAAAAAGCAGAATGTGAAAAACAGGAAGGCAGAAGAGACTACGGTTGTGCAGGAGTTTGCTGTGGAAAAAATCATTCGTCGAAGAGTCAACGATGGAAAAGTGGAATACTATCTAAAGTGGAAAGGCTTCACAGA TGCTGAAAACACTTGGGAACCAGAGGACAATCTGGACTGCCCAGAGCTGATTGAAGAGTTTCTCAGAAACTTGGCTGTCTCAGgcgagacagaaagaaaggacaaTCTCCCTCTGGATCCCGTTATTCAACCCAAAGAAGAACAAACAGAGCTGGATGCTAACATA CAGCATCGGCAACAGTCTGAGAAAGAGCAGACAGTGTGTGAGACTGGGGAATCTACAGATCACAACACTGAGACCACCAACGACCAATCTCTTATCCAAGAACCAGAACGCATCATTGGCTCCACCGACCGACAAGGAGAGCTCATGTTCCTCATCAAATGGCATG ACACAGATGATGTGGCACTGCTGTCAGCCAGGGAGGCCAGTGTAAGATGGCCCAAGATGGTTATCGGTTTCTATGAGGATAAGCTTAGCTACCACGAGGAAGAGGAACAGTGA
- the cbx3b gene encoding chromobox protein homolog 3b isoform X3 produces the protein MQGKPPHNLNSVIKENMRKKQNVKNRKAEETTVVQEFAVEKIIRRRVNDGKVEYYLKWKGFTDAENTWEPEDNLDCPELIEEFLRNLAVSGETERKDNLPLDPVIQPKEEQTELDANIHRQQSEKEQTVCETGESTDHNTETTNDQSLIQEPERIIGSTDRQGELMFLIKWKDTDDVALLSAREASVRWPKMVIGFYEDKLSYHEEEEQ, from the exons atgcaagGAAAACCCCCACACAACTtgaatagtgtgattaag GAAAACATGAGGAAAAAGCAGAATGTGAAAAACAGGAAGGCAGAAGAGACTACGGTTGTGCAGGAGTTTGCTGTGGAAAAAATCATTCGTCGAAGAGTCAACGATGGAAAAGTGGAATACTATCTAAAGTGGAAAGGCTTCACAGA TGCTGAAAACACTTGGGAACCAGAGGACAATCTGGACTGCCCAGAGCTGATTGAAGAGTTTCTCAGAAACTTGGCTGTCTCAGgcgagacagaaagaaaggacaaTCTCCCTCTGGATCCCGTTATTCAACCCAAAGAAGAACAAACAGAGCTGGATGCTAACATA CATCGGCAACAGTCTGAGAAAGAGCAGACAGTGTGTGAGACTGGGGAATCTACAGATCACAACACTGAGACCACCAACGACCAATCTCTTATCCAAGAACCAGAACGCATCATTGGCTCCACCGACCGACAAGGAGAGCTCATGTTCCTCATCAAATG GAAAGACACAGATGATGTGGCACTGCTGTCAGCCAGGGAGGCCAGTGTAAGATGGCCCAAGATGGTTATCGGTTTCTATGAGGATAAGCTTAGCTACCACGAGGAAGAGGAACAGTGA
- the cbx3b gene encoding chromobox protein homolog 3b isoform X4, giving the protein MRKKQNVKNRKAEETTVVQEFAVEKIIRRRVNDGKVEYYLKWKGFTDAENTWEPEDNLDCPELIEEFLRNLAVSGETERKDNLPLDPVIQPKEEQTELDANIQHRQQSEKEQTVCETGESTDHNTETTNDQSLIQEPERIIGSTDRQGELMFLIKWKDTDDVALLSAREASVRWPKMVIGFYEDKLSYHEEEEQ; this is encoded by the exons ATGAGGAAAAAGCAGAATGTGAAAAACAGGAAGGCAGAAGAGACTACGGTTGTGCAGGAGTTTGCTGTGGAAAAAATCATTCGTCGAAGAGTCAACGATGGAAAAGTGGAATACTATCTAAAGTGGAAAGGCTTCACAGA TGCTGAAAACACTTGGGAACCAGAGGACAATCTGGACTGCCCAGAGCTGATTGAAGAGTTTCTCAGAAACTTGGCTGTCTCAGgcgagacagaaagaaaggacaaTCTCCCTCTGGATCCCGTTATTCAACCCAAAGAAGAACAAACAGAGCTGGATGCTAACATA CAGCATCGGCAACAGTCTGAGAAAGAGCAGACAGTGTGTGAGACTGGGGAATCTACAGATCACAACACTGAGACCACCAACGACCAATCTCTTATCCAAGAACCAGAACGCATCATTGGCTCCACCGACCGACAAGGAGAGCTCATGTTCCTCATCAAATG GAAAGACACAGATGATGTGGCACTGCTGTCAGCCAGGGAGGCCAGTGTAAGATGGCCCAAGATGGTTATCGGTTTCTATGAGGATAAGCTTAGCTACCACGAGGAAGAGGAACAGTGA